In Citrus sinensis cultivar Valencia sweet orange chromosome 3, DVS_A1.0, whole genome shotgun sequence, the sequence TAGGTCACATACTTCAGGACATGCTGTAATAATTGaagcttttcttcttcttcttcttttttttttttcgtccAGTAACTTGTGCCAACCAAAGTGACATTGAGATCCAAGACCactttctttaaataaaataaaacagtaGTGCCTTtcaaaaagattaataataataaacattatTGAATATCAAGCTAGGTAGGCCATTGTAGAACGGATTTTGCATGGTACAGCTTTGATAGAAACTTGGGTTAACGCTACATGTAGGTGAAAAGCAACTGAATGAGAAAAGTGGTTAAAACTACTTTCTAAAAGTAGTAATTGTGTAATTCTTTGGTCTTGTTTGCAACAAAACACAGATATAAATTTGCGCCTGGATTATTAATTCTCGCGTCAACTCTTACACACTAAACCCCTCATCAGTCACTTTGAAATGGACCCCTCTCCTCCCCCAAAACAAAACAGGAAACACGTATAGAATTGGGAGTCTTGACCTAGCAATACAagaaatcataatatttttgaagGTCTGTGAAAATGAAAGCTTTGTAGCTCATTAGTTGTTTTCTTGACTAGTATTATTATCTTCATTCATGATTACAATAATCTCTTACCttccttaattttttgtttaatgtgGTGGACTTGTTCTTTTTACGTGTTTGTGTTCTTTAAATGATTGATAATGAGCCACCTTCCTTCTTTGACATTGTCACTTCAACTAGAAGATTTTAAGTCTATATGCAAAGTTTAGGTTACTTCTATAGTGTGCTGCCACCCCAATGACCAGTTAGATGGTTTCAGCATTATGTTGCATAAAGCACGGAGCAAGAACATGTTAGCACATTATATTGTGTAATGGTTGATGAATGGGAAACGCCAATCACAAAAAGCCAGAAGAAttactttttagatttttccAGTTTCGGAAGAAATTATAAGCATGCATATATAACGAAGAGTTGGAGATTTCATTTTGTGCAAATTGTTGTATATACCAGTAATATGCAGGGAAGTTGTATACATCATTACAGGAAACATTACCATGTAAGATATACATCATTACAGGAAACAGTACCGTGTAAAATCTTAATCACAAGGCCACTTTCGGAACTCGCATGCCAAATCCACGCTTTACATTCTCAACTCTGTTCAAAATGTGTCAATGATTAGCAAAATTATTGCGATTTTTAACTTTAGGTAGGAAACGTGCTTTTGATAGATTGTTTATGATATTAATCGCTTCAACATCCTATTAAAGTTTCAAATGCAGcatataatcattaataaaagagtagcAACACTTACGTTGGGGCAAGTTTGCCAAGGCAATCCAGTTCATCACCAGAGTCCTCATCCAGAACTCTCCCGGAAAACTCAATAATGTATTTATTATTCCTCATAACTGGTAATCCTCTACTGGTAAGTAGGTCCAAATCTATCTGATGAAGCTCTCTCCCATTTACAAATACACCCGTATTTCCAGCAGCACAACTTGCCGGCATGGGCTGACTAAATTCTTCAATATAAGGCtgcaaaaaaaattcctaatgaataaataaacaaggaaGTGGGTTACTGAACAAAAAGATATATTAACCAAGAATGATTTGATCTCACTAAAATTATGCCGAGGCAAGGCTGGCCCATCACACCCCAAAATCCAGCTCGGAAATCATACCTGATAAATGCAAATAGGAAatggtaataataattaaaaaaataaatcatcaatGCTTCAATCAGAGAACTCTGTAACATGTTGTACACATTCTTTGACAATATTACAGACCCTCTTATAGAGAACAATGATCAACCCTTGCAGGACACTTTTAACTGTTATCATTCGTGCTGGGAAGAAATCAtactagtaatttttttttaaaaaaaaattgattaatttatcatttccttttcttcttttcagtttttaaCTGCACTATATAATTTGTTCATGTTATTGTGTCATCTACAAGGCTCTTCTAGCAACCTAAACCTGACACGAACCAGTGGAAAACCTCACCAGTAATCTCCCGGTTCAATTGGCCCAGCGACCTTTTCAGCTTTTTTAAGTAAGTGGTCTGGTATCTGCTGCCCATTAACCAAAACTCTAGGTCTTGCATTCTCCGTGCTTTCAGTAGATTTCGGGAAATCTTTGAAGCTTCTCTTGATAAGACCCACCCAGAAGGTTTTGTGCCCTTTGCAGATCCTCGGTTGATCTTTTTTGCTTATCTCAACAGAGTGATGAGACAAACTGATATCAGGATAGTCATTGAAAGAAACTTTCACTTCAGTTTCATCTTTCTCAGCTTTCTGTTGCAAGGCAACCTTTTCTTGATCTACCCATTTACTCTTGCTTCCCATCTCACTACTGCTTATTTCATGGTTACTGAAAGGTACACCTCCAACTGTTGGCGGCATGTCATCCTTCGAGGGCGGCTTAGCACAGTTGGAAATATCTCTCACAATTACACCGTCCGGGCTCTGCTCGTCCGCCTTAAAAATAGAAGATGATGACCTACAGCCTTGCCTCCTCTCATTTCCACTCAAGTAAATTCTGTTTTCAAAAAGTAAATTCTGTTTAGTATCAGCAGAATGGAAGTTATAACCAGAATCAAGATCATTGGAGTAGGAGTTTGTGCCACCAGCAGTACCATAAGAACTTGCAAGACCTCCGTTCAGTGGGTCATGAGAAACATCATTAGTCTCTGCAGATATATGCTCAGTTTCTTTGGGAACAGAGATTATTAGCCTTTTGTTCTTAATTTCAAATGAATAGGAAGTTGAGCAAGTGCCACATTGTAGTTTCTGCAGATTATTTGCTATTGCCACGATTTTCATAGGTAGTTTTAGTAACTCCAAGCAATTGCAACATATCATAAATGGAGCTCCGCCTGCTATGGGATGACAGAGCCGTCTATTGCCATGGGCTACCATTACTCTTCTTGGGCGACTTTGATAAAAAGCATCAACATCTGAATCAATGTCAGCTGACCATCCTGTGTGTACCTGTGGATCTTGAGATTGCAATAAAGGAGGAATGGCTCCTAGAGGAACATGTTTCTTTGGACCAAACTCAACAGTACTGCCACGATGGTAGAAATTGGGTCTCATTGGGTCCTCCGCGAACTTTTTATTGCTAAAACTGGCTCTGGAGACTTCGGAAGGAACTTGCCAATGTTTATTGCTGCAGTGCAGGCTTGAGCATGCAGGCCGATGAAAAAAAGGTTGCCTTGGATGAGATGCAAGGAGATCTTGACTGAAATCCACATACTGCCCTGAAAAGTAATGAGGAGGTGGTTGGTTTGGGTATTGAGGTGGTGGTTGGTTGTGAGGTCTCCTAAGCATTTGTGACCTAAATGGACCTGCATGGGTGGATCTTGGAATCTGATGTGGAACAGGAACACACCTTGGATCCAAGTTGCGATCATTCTTAGAAGGAGCAGGTCCAAGGCAGTGATTGAAATTGGGAGGTTTTGCGACATGGTTATCCCCCAGAAATGGTCGCCTTGAAACATTATAAGCACGAGGGTGCCTATAAGACTCGGAAGGAGATGTTTTCCTGTCACCAAGAATTCTTTCCCTTGGTTTCTCCTCCAATCTCCTAATTTGCTCCAACAAATCATTCAACTTCCTCCGGAATTCAGCTCGGTTCTGTT encodes:
- the LOC102617481 gene encoding uncharacterized protein LOC102617481 isoform X2, which encodes MAEASNIRLVRCPKCGNLLPELPDYSLYKCGGCGAVLRAKKKVPTNGVVLENYGKENNIEGGLCRLSERENDDTEFSSNEDRVRVEENVDLVRISSSLRRENESLFSNDDAIVGQKYEGLGLGRRNFEREIRSVGSCRRQLLKHPIDVLVCKDDEDTNLNRSSSVNSSVANGIGEVNAKLKNSANVMRSRVITDKWVSEREGVWGFDEGPRAVAEHGRFSPFTYSDEGSSNHKPSSFYGHGKPMKEFVYSDEPNGVESLEQNRAEFRRKLNDLLEQIRRLEEKPRERILGDRKTSPSESYRHPRAYNVSRRPFLGDNHVAKPPNFNHCLGPAPSKNDRNLDPRCVPVPHQIPRSTHAGPFRSQMLRRPHNQPPPQYPNQPPPHYFSGQYVDFSQDLLASHPRQPFFHRPACSSLHCSNKHWQVPSEVSRASFSNKKFAEDPMRPNFYHRGSTVEFGPKKHVPLGAIPPLLQSQDPQVHTGWSADIDSDVDAFYQSRPRRVMVAHGNRRLCHPIAGGAPFMICCNCLELLKLPMKIVAIANNLQKLQCGTCSTSYSFEIKNKRLIISVPKETEHISAETNDVSHDPLNGGLASSYGTAGGTNSYSNDLDSGYNFHSADTKQNLLFENRIYLSGNERRQGCRSSSSIFKADEQSPDGVIVRDISNCAKPPSKDDMPPTVGGVPFSNHEISSSEMGSKSKWVDQEKVALQQKAEKDETEVKVSFNDYPDISLSHHSVEISKKDQPRICKGHKTFWVGLIKRSFKDFPKSTESTENARPRVLVNGQQIPDHLLKKAEKVAGPIEPGDYWYDFRAGFWGVMGQPCLGIILPYIEEFSQPMPASCAAGNTGVFVNGRELHQIDLDLLTSRGLPVMRNNKYIIEFSGRVLDEDSGDELDCLGKLAPTVENVKRGFGMRVPKVAL
- the LOC102617481 gene encoding uncharacterized protein LOC102617481 isoform X1, yielding MAEASNIRLVRCPKCGNLLPELPDYSLYKCGGCGAVLRAKKKVPTNGVVLENYGKENNIEGGLCRLSERENDDTEFSSNEDRVRVEENVDLVRISSSLRRENESLFSNDDAIVGQKYEGLGLGRRNFEREIRSVGSCRRQLLKHPIDVLVCKDDEDTNLNRSSSVNSSVANGIGEVNAKLKNSANVMRSRVITDKWVSEREGVWGFDEGPRAVAEHGRFSPFTYSDEGSSNHKPSSFYGHGKPMKEFVYSDEPNGVESLEQNRAEFRRKLNDLLEQIRRLEEKPRERILGDRKTSPSESYRHPRAYNVSRRPFLGDNHVAKPPNFNHCLGPAPSKNDRNLDPRCVPVPHQIPRSTHAGPFRSQMLRRPHNQPPPQYPNQPPPHYFSGQYVDFSQDLLASHPRQPFFHRPACSSLHCSNKHWQVPSEVSRASFSNKKFAEDPMRPNFYHRGSTVEFGPKKHVPLGAIPPLLQSQDPQVHTGWSADIDSDVDAFYQSRPRRVMVAHGNRRLCHPIAGGAPFMICCNCLELLKLPMKIVAIANNLQKLQCGTCSTSYSFEIKNKRLIISVPKETEHISAETNDVSHDPLNGGLASSYGTAGGTNSYSNDLDSGYNFHSADTKQNLLFENRIYLSGNERRQGCRSSSSIFKADEQSPDGVIVRDISNCAKPPSKDDMPPTVGGVPFSNHEISSSEMGSKSKWVDQEKVALQQKAEKDETEVKVSFNDYPDISLSHHSVEISKKDQPRICKGHKTFWVGLIKRSFKDFPKSTESTENARPRVLVNGQQIPDHLLKKAEKVAGPIEPGDYWYDFRAGFWGVMGQPCLGIILEFFLQPYIEEFSQPMPASCAAGNTGVFVNGRELHQIDLDLLTSRGLPVMRNNKYIIEFSGRVLDEDSGDELDCLGKLAPTVENVKRGFGMRVPKVAL